The genomic region ACTTCAGTTTATATTGGTGGTAATGGCTCTCGTTTATTACATTGGTTAGCAGCAGGTGGTAAATTTAAGCCCCGTTCAGAAATCAATGGTTTGTTTAATAAAATGATGAGTATTGCCGCCAAATTGCCAGATGCAAAGCAACCCTTACGTCTGAGTCAAAATCCCAAGGATGAAGCTGCTTGTGGTTTGGTTTTACAGGAGAGAAGATTACAAGGGTTGGGTAAAAATGATAGAGATCTTATTGCTGGCGAGAAGTGTACTATTAATGGTCAGACTTTTGATTATCAAGACCGTTTGAATTTCAGGAGTTTCAGAAATGATATTAGTGAATATGAAATTACTTTTGATCAATTGAAGTTGTTTTTAGATGCTTTTCATACCAGTTTATATGAACTAGATATTGAGGGTATAAAACCATTGGAAAAATACCAGATTAAGGAAAATTCACATGACCCAGATCCGGACTACAATGCACAATTATGGCGTGAAACAAAAACAGAATTGAGGAACGATATTAATACTATCCGAGGTAGTATTGAAGATATTAGGCAAGAACCACCTTTTATAATCGCATTAAAAGCTCTTTTGAGGGTTCTCGGCAAAGAGTGGGCTGGAAAATTAATACTGTAGCTAGAAACCTAAAACCCTATTGATAAGGTCCTGATTTTATTGAGTTTCAGACGTATTTGGGAAAATTGGCAATAGTATTGAAATAAAACCAGGTATCATAAGTGGGCAATTTAGTTTGCCCACTCCTTTACCCAAAGGTTATCATTTATGTAATTTGGAGGTTTAAAGATGGAAGATTGTCCCCTATGTGGATATGAATATAATAGAAATACAGAAACAAGTGAGTTTTGTCCAAAATGTGGTTGGCATTTGTTTCTAGATCCATTACCCCATGATGTTGATTGCATGGAACCAGCACCAGTTGCAGCGCAAATACTAAACTGGGCTAGAACTACCTGGAAAAAATTAGAGTTGTTGGAAAAAAATTCACTTTTAGAACCAACAAATTATTCATTACTGGCCAAAAAAGTAGAGGAGATTCAGAATAATACTAGTAACTTACCAGAAATCTTGAGTATTTTACGGGAAATAAACGAAAAAATCCAAGGAAACTACTCTCTCAGTGATCAAACACAAATAGTATCAAATACACCTGGAGATTATAAGCAGGATGAACAAGTAAGTAACTATTCTCTCGGTGATCAAACACAAATAGTATCAAATACACCTGGAGATTATAAGCAAGATGAACAAGTAAGTAACTATGAAATTGATGACCCAGAAATAAATAGTTTGGTGGAGAATTATAATAATCACGGGGAATTTCCGGATAAGATAGATGTTTCCGAAACGGAAGAAAGCAGATCTCGTCGTTGTTCTGGTGGCAAAGATCCAACGGTTTTTGAGGCGAATTACAGGGGTAGGGGAGACTATTGGATTATTGCTGGTCAATATCTCGTGCTAAAACACAAGTACAAAATTAATCAGCATAGTTATAAAACTATATCAGTGTTATTTGATTGTCGGAATTATGATGGCAATGCTCATGCAAGTTTAGATGATATGATCTTAATTAAACCTGCTAAGGTTATCCCTATTCCTAATCAAGAAAAATGGCAATTACAAGACACTGGAATCTTACAGTTTAAAACCCAAACATAAAAATGACAAAACTTTATAAAAAAACTATGAATAAACTTATGAAGCAGCACTTTTACCTGACCCTCACATTATCTAGTATATTGCTCTTGGTTTCTCCCGTTCGTGCTGTAGATGATCTGGTGAAAGATCCACCACCAGGTAATGTAACTAATATTGCCATAGGTGTCAATCAGCAACAGAATATCCTAGAAAAATTTACAGGTCTAAAAAATGCGGTAAGATCCTTCAATCGGAATTTAAAGAATTTTGTTCAAGATAAAAAAGATACTGGAAATTTGAACTCTCGTGCGGTTATTGCCCAAATTAATGACCTGAAGCAAGAGATTCCTACCTTACCTCAAACTCCCCTCTTATCTCCCCCGGTTGCTAGGAGTAATGCTATCCTTAAAGAACTTGAGCGTGCTACCAAATACTTGGAAAAGGGATTAGAACCGAAAGGAGTAACTGGAATACAAAAATATTTGGGGTTTTTTGCCAAAAAAAAAGTAAACAAAAAATATTATGGAAACTTTGGCAAAACAACACAGGAAGAAATAGAGAAATTTACTAATGCAAAAATCCAACAGTTAGAAAAGGAGATTACAACCATTCAATCTTTGACTGGTAAAACTGGGATAAAATCAGTAGCAGTATTAAGTACTAACAGTATTAGTAATATCCCAAGTTCCTCCACTAAAGTGGATCCTAAGTTAAATAATAATGAACCCAATAATAATGCGAAAGAACTCGCAGCACTCAAAAGTAGATTAGATGGAATGGAGAAAACAGCAATAATCATAGGTTTGATATTTTTCATCGGTATTTTTGTTTGTATATATGTATTGTCTCAAATCATAGGAAATCCAGAAATGATCAAACGACTTAACAGACTTGATCAATCTAACAATAATAGTATGAAAAAGTTCAAAGATTTAGAAACCCAGTTAGGGGTGATAGGAGATAAGCAAAAAACTTTAATTGAGAAAATCAATAACTTAAGTAACTTAGATAGGTTTAATGGTGAGCAAGTTTCAATTCCCGAACCTCCTAAACTACCAGTAGATAAACGTTATCAATCACAGAAATTACCATTCACACCCAATAATTTGGAAAACCCTATTATTGTACTCTATAACAACAAGGCTAATGTGCTAATTGATAGAGCAATTCCAGTGTCGGAGGCTAAACTTACAGCTTATGAGCGTCGTCTGGGTCATTATACTCAACCTGTTTTAGAAGAAACTAAACGGGGTAATTATTGGGTTATCATCGAAGGTACTGTGAACTATCTTGTTCCTAAATTTGACATCAGAATTAATAGTCATAATTATAGTACTATATCTGTATTTTTTGAGTGTTTTAAATATGATCCCAAGAGCATAAATGATTTTAAGGATTTTAGACTGATTAGTCCAGCAATAGTTTCCTCAACCGGTGACAAATGGGAGTTAGTTGAACGGGGAGAGTTGGAATTTTAACCCATATTTCATACTTCAACCCAACCTACGTTCATATTATATTTAATTCCACCCACCCACTTATATATAAACCCAAACATAAAAATGACCAATATGGAACTAACTTATGAAGTACCGTTTGAAGTACCATTTTTACCTCACCCTCACATTATCTAGCATATTACTGTTGTTTCCCCATGTTCGTGCTGTGGATGATTGGGTGGAATATTTTGACCTAAAGCAGCG from Cylindrospermopsis curvispora GIHE-G1 harbors:
- a CDS encoding zinc ribbon domain-containing protein, producing MEDCPLCGYEYNRNTETSEFCPKCGWHLFLDPLPHDVDCMEPAPVAAQILNWARTTWKKLELLEKNSLLEPTNYSLLAKKVEEIQNNTSNLPEILSILREINEKIQGNYSLSDQTQIVSNTPGDYKQDEQVSNYSLGDQTQIVSNTPGDYKQDEQVSNYEIDDPEINSLVENYNNHGEFPDKIDVSETEESRSRRCSGGKDPTVFEANYRGRGDYWIIAGQYLVLKHKYKINQHSYKTISVLFDCRNYDGNAHASLDDMILIKPAKVIPIPNQEKWQLQDTGILQFKTQT